A DNA window from Doryrhamphus excisus isolate RoL2022-K1 chromosome 2, RoL_Dexc_1.0, whole genome shotgun sequence contains the following coding sequences:
- the LOC131106493 gene encoding uncharacterized protein LOC131106493 isoform X19: MSLLCVRVKKAKLQGPADKFNAYVTLKVQNVKSTTITVRGGQPSWEQDFMFEINRLDLGLIVEVWNKGLIWDTMVGTAWIPLKSIRQSEEEGSGEWLILDAEVLMKANEIYGTKNPTPHRLLLDTRFELPFDIPDNEAQYWTDKLERINSMGIHDEYPLQDDIDSRPLAPTASQCCNYFGWADSLTLDDHDSAVDDRDSDYRSETSSSLPPRYHTTAQPNSSVHQYPIGPRPNRHPDSCAESILSFDLEYRDQRSRSPNDKRRVRIIPVDSGMGCDDWESKYKKRGKPQLSDFLDEEENTNQMVKPYPEQSQISVLQNTKQSGCIPAIYPEGYDTIDRRRKKKIRDPGGFLNREKERMREDAFSSDLGVLCEKRGDMFMLQVAEMREEEVRRVSCSGPYKNGLLYKTRMWAKNELDTTLENYVAYKKEQDARMQSQYDSEMYSGNYRCSFGVDEAIDDADFPAEDIPRGITRHIRDRSSLSHESRIDNSQGFQEKCRRPKTVGWVPEAMLSPVEEPSDEYVDPMDELQCLVETVSEYLAEKEEEISKYGSLPKSSKSRLSSQGSNRTDSAGDDQNISSDPKGENQSHAPAGISGVKNAMSSLFSNLTDRVGGNPKQPATNTKSSSAQPSQSGITKLLSFIPKSNSSAPVAIVSPVETCPENVFTWPSQPSCQANIKGQNETKACTMKPSSTKAHTLEFGAKPQAKGNSVLGKFNPLKLFSSEDIINSDEHNEETKPNYSQLDQSTCHQGKPRMVGKTTKESVSLTSQPNGATDSGSTYFCSPLKKSYSSLITPSHIPSQGAPPLAVYPVFRSAEDPGLQKPLVNTEPKSPSLSSENVSTQQQPKTEGGMLSGFLKFASIEDVHSSGNTKNPQQSQHGSTSETSTAFKQNTSTQQKTTEKGWFANIFNNTSAPSGSNQNSINNPQSQNSKVLSSSHSQHALNQNATGQMEPQKFLSGFFKGSSTDNAAVGYTESKQVGILSGFLKLGSSGELSDNMPQQGPLNNQPATRNPSPDMTAHVPPQSKLTASQRGGLLSSILRFSSTENEAQNSQPSEEPRHGEIPDTDHSRHQISKETEQNQQPQQRKLLSGLLKFASAENTSSCEVHQSQQQSSVQQHQTVLSRPHLPGPDIGNQTSRHQFDQQDINKVAFSRQQTVPVKQPPSKPGGLISGLFKFASADSINTQQSSSTEHHRIVPSSSSHEQASERNKSSEQNQPQINSKENAQANDFPKPMTPQQSKIIYETQQLIKVQNSQFNPKEKETSNQSGVLSGLFNKLTRSENQGTNCQTSTELLSQRVDKYALPNNTTLQTQAHFNSTQKSSQNHTEKEKGTSPLARQGFFSGFVNKNVPVESVAHRPLEKPGQSTEEINSPRLTKCVASDVNQTNRPYYLNPRPSRHDFRSTPVSIDTESLDLRTSSTFARSLQNHTTYSSFSAGNLPQLYCSSSFLPIRSMAYSTGNINSNFQSLTNSSVMTNEPYTGMCGSMPSLYGSTSQNPYVCQVSPYHSSPSYDENQWIRGSTIWQQFQDESLDSQIHGQDSGYVQSYEKTSLQAFPSDHGSPVINQPLTSSTTWQGAICHDEQIKSYMSDADGTGDSYPRKTFWNSHEDLGNLQYSCSEQGILNLTTKTKPCMATQGTWNVCNDSSTYSLNGITYHEGYYEENAPSLSYSANWQHGKDNGTIQQSQCNFNNYMNFPSVVNYDMEDSMYLEDTEWYQQWLLLLEQGMWWPAEDGDCGYFVYTDHEYVYALLTDSAGEYVYVCAPEDNSLGNAQTFDGFPSAMLSSEMVLVCGFKIPLYNEDELLWLPGEDLNESQLLNAPLDLSAAYRKGNQIMNLNLEQFAQMFENSFISPGQQGVDFTSYTLNKVRMDPSHIPEDPSMYVIDLSSRSNYIGPQWNSQENRTFLAQKVAVSLNSTDAQRTNQQVLHNCYQPRQQRRSSTGVIVKHVDDISEEDWRKRVTPGEQQPNRQVKKISSLMSSFVGRTTTVESIRTSISSSHQKEPDNAADKKSKNVLSCSLQSVKSMIIKEESTSVKPKENSINQIQRPITTQGRSLPTLPTITQVSHPSTQSHSISQKPRLSRQTTTEITVTVPLKDESLVRDGPPHQFAANKPGNITVEKTSEQSHPGLMNFLKSAVGIEEPKQELQKCSQTSPNQHIKTGNSSAIPSSASTDKETTGASNIFGSISSLFNIEPSTPQRQDTLRSAAARPKGIQRQQTMNQSGAPEPGQGHHPPKSEELYSTSARGADGTKSQTASHAEQLKQENKTKPSGGLFGFSFGEILTGSTAAPQPGPSTQTTTSATAPQEESLSKSILSVLSGASLSQSAPKTGPSQANPPNAMPHQELPRTNLLSMFGESHPQPAPPETKAKAEVPQKENSLPKDQQTTGFFSMFGGTNTQQSQAQAGSLLGGIFSGSSSLTESPVKGLLSKFSDPSPPQTEPPATSFPQQRVQSQSQQQGGAQPQSKHQTQSQSQQPTSVLGGILGGLSNSTDGPKRTLLSIFSSPSATQTPGSGGNTAAPHKEPIKPVPSIVPDVGAPTPSTKLSHTVNVTSKEPPQSSQNQSFSHSSVPECINNNNTNSKESHVSTFPANTLNIGTDVGSVVTCKDISSTEPNSNCTAVPVKTSTNSAAVDTPSIKEPSATGQTSSKTEFISDSPAKGLLSLFSGPSTEPSVSQKDPSPTENTSGSSGPKDTQAKSIFSVFGTASPQPSSQSGSSILGTMFGGSSPQTATSQTGGSLLGGLFGSPSPQSTPQTAGGSVPPTATQTGTSLLGGLFSGSAPQAAGSHTGGSILGGIFGTPAASSAPQAIGTLGGLFGGATTQTPVPQNSNSILGGILGRSANAQKGDNLAKASVPVESSGPSLASSVKESVSPATSTPTPSSNLNDGEKNTSFSEPTSSVTTTCEPLNDSITVAASIGQESSAIDIVPKHQEQPETLGQPNSTSQCPEENLFQAHGNKDEDYNKTNKSVRADNDTESETCTFAGANIVGDQSTQDKTPPSNEKETPPTPVVEAQHKTQEAEKSFGHETTDTVTGFMSSLFKPTASLDQSTQPQQRSSLFGLGGLAPQAATSQPGSSILGSIFGGSNTQPTPCHSGDSQSETPCAAPAPGVSILGGMFGGRSTVKPDVPKTGGPLLGGLFGGSAAAAQPGSSLLGGMFGGVTAQTAGSQTGTSVLGGIGGAIFKGMGQPPKPSEQLPCEPKSKTSTTSHPQVTHENVTPCGIQKDSNKLLASSEEYHTHSTAVVSSEASCVDATAITSASDPTYQIDGTKKEMSTAEQEVTVEKPVVIEEAPRSDDKSSQLNVRTDLNTTHPSDQLPKEPSQAKSLFGFISPQSEAGKSLGSLFSPTVPSVISSVPQTEAGSSLFSGLKTLSGGLFQEERTTTSLFGTKIGFPWQTEPPKQDGAPVVTSQPKLNNKPTSGETSEVQNVSTSDAPKAQLSSRK, from the exons ATGTCTTTACTGTGTGTCAGAG taaaaaaaGCCAAGCTCCAGGGACCTGCAG ACAAATTCAATGCTTATGTGACACTGAAGGTACAGAATGTCAAAAGTACAACTATCACCGTGCGAGGGGGTCAGCCTTCCTGGGAACAGGATTTCATGTT TGAGATCAACCGACTGGACCTCGGACTCATTGTTGAGGTGTGGAACAAGGGCCTCATCTGGGACACCATGGTGGGGACAGCCTGGATCCCTCTGAAGAGTATTCGACAATCAGAAGAG GAAGGCTCAGGTGAATGGCTTATCCTCGATGCAGAGGTCCTGATGAAGGCGAATGAGATATACGGCACCAAGAACCCGACCCCTCATCGACTCTTGTTGGATACTCGCTTTGAGCTGCCATTTG ACATCCCAGACAATGAGGCACAATACTGGACAGACAAGCTGGAACGCATCAATTCCATGGGAATCCATGATGAG TACCCTCTTCAAGACGACATTGACAGTCGTCCGTTGGCTCCCACAGCGTCCCAATGCT GCAACTATTTTGGATGGGCTGACTCACTCA CTTTGGATGACCACGACAGTGCTGTTGATGACAGAGACAGCGACTACCGCAGTGAAACTAGTAGTAGTTTGCCTCCACGTTACCATACCACGGCTCAACCCAACTCGTCTGTACACCAGTATCCAATTGGGCCTCGGCCAAATCGCCACCCAGACTCCTGCGCAGAGTCCATCCTCAGTTTTGACCTTGAGTACCGGGACCAGAGAAGCAG ATCTCCAAATGATAAAAGAAGAGTCAGAATTATACCTGTAGATTCTGGCATGGGTTGTGACGATTGGGAAAGCAAATACAAAAAGCGGGGAAAGCCTCAGCTGAGTGACTTTTTAGATGAAGAAGAAAATACCAATCAAATGGTAAAGCCTTACCCTGAACAATCACAGATCTCAGTCCTTCAAAACACTAAACAAAGTGGCTGCATCCCTGCAATCTATCCTGAGGGCTATGACACAATTGATCGccgaagaaagaaaaaaatcagggaCCCAGGAGGGTTTCTCAATCGAGAGAAGGAGAGAATGAGAGAAGATGCTTTTTCCTCAGACCTTGGAGTGCTTTGTGAGAAAAGAGGGGACATGTTTATGCtgcaggtagcagagatgcgggAAGAGGAGGTGCGAAGAGTGTCATGTTCTGGGCCATACAAAAATGGTCTTCTCTACAAGACAAGAATGTGGGCCAAAAATGAACTAGATACCACTTTAGAAAATTACGTGGCTTACAAAAAGGAACAAGATGCAAGAATGCAATCACAGTATGATTCTGAAATGTATTCTGGAAACTATCGCTGTTCTTTTGGAGTAGATGAGGCTATCGATGACGCTGATTTTCCAGCAGAAGACATACCCAGAGGAATTACAAGACACATCAGAGATCGAAGTTCTTTGTCCCATGAGAGCCGTATAGACAATTCTCAGGGATTTCAGGAAAAGTGCAGGCGACCTAAAACTGTGGGATGGGTACCTGAAGCAATGCTTTCACCTGTAGAAGAACCAAGTGATGAATATGTAGACCCGATGGATGAGCTACAATGTTTAGTTGAAACGGTTTCGGAATACCTTGCTGAAAAAGAGGAGGAAATTAGCAAATATGGGTCTCTTCCTAAATCAAGCAAATCAAGGCTATCATCTCAAGGAAGCAACAGAACAGATTCTGCTGGAGATGATCAGAATATTTCAAGTGATCCTAAGGGGGAAAATCAATCACACGCTCCTGCTGGAATTTCAGGAGTCAAAAATGCCATGAGCTCCTTATTCAGTAATCTCACTGACAGAGTTGGAGGAAACCCCAAAcagcccgccacaaatacaaaGTCATCATCTGCACAGCCGTCACAATCTGGGATAACAAAACTTTTGTCATTTATTCCTAAATCCAATAGCTCTGCTCCTGTAGCTATTGTGTCTCCAGTGGAAACCTGCCCTGAAAATGTGTTCACTTGGCCTTCACAACCATCCTGCCAGGCCAACATAAAAGGGCAAAATGAAACAAAGGCTTGTACAATGAAACCTTCAAGTACAAAGGCGCACACATTGGAGTTTGGAGCCAAACCTCAGGCTAAAGGAAACTCTGTATTGGGGAAATTCAATCCTTTAAAGCTGTTTTCCTCTGAAGATATTATCAACTCAGATGAACACAATGAGGAAACAAAGCCAAATTATTCACAGCTCGATCAGAGTACTTGTCATCAAGGTAAACCGAGGATGGTAGGAAAGACAACAAAAGAGAGCGTGTCTTTAACTTCTCAACCTAATGGTGCAACTGATTCTGGAAGCACTTATTTTTGTAGTCCTTTAAAGAAGTCATATAGCTCACTGATAACACCTTCACACATACCATCTCAGGGAGCTCCACCTTTGGCAGTATATCCGGTATTTAGATCAGCTGAGGATCCAGGACTTCAGAAACCATTAGTAAATACTGAGCCTAAATCGCCTTCACTATCCTCTGAAAATGTCTCAActcaacaacaaccaaaaacaGAAGGTGGGATGCTTTCTGGATTTTTGAAGTTTGCATCCATTGAAGATGTTCATTCCTCTGGAAACACAAAAAATCCACAGCAATCACAACACGGATCAACTTCAGAAACCTCCACTGCCTTTAAACAAAACACATCCACACAACAGAAAACCACTGAAAAGGGATGGTTCGCCAACATATTCAACAATACCTCTGCACCCTCTGGCTCAAACCAAAATTCTATCAACAATCCTCAATCTCAGAATAGCAAAGTTCTTTCCAGCTCACATTCACAACATGCATTAAATCAAAATGCAACTGGTCAAATGGAACCTCAAAAGTTTTTGTCGGGATTTTTTAAAGGGAGCTCCACTGACAATGCAGCTGTGGGGTATACTGAGTCCAAACAAGTAGGGATCCTATCTGGATTTCTTAAATTGGGTTCAAGTGGTGAGCTGTCTGACAATATGCCACAGCAGGGTCCTTTAAACAATCAACCAGCCACAAGAAATCCATCCCCAGATATGACTGCCCATGTTCCACCGCAGTCCAAATTGACAGCTTCACAGAGAGGAGGCCTTCTCTCTAGTATACTGAGGTTTTCATCAACTGAAAATGAAGCACAAAATTCACAACCTTCCGAGGAGCCACGTCACGGGGAAATTCCTGACACGGACCATTCTCGGCACCAGATTTCTAAAGAAACTGAGCAAAATCAGCAACCACAGCAAAGGAAGTTATTATCTGGTTTACTTAAATTTGCATCAGCTGAGAATACATCAAGCTGCGAAGTTCACCAGAGTCAGCAGCAAAGCAGTGTCCAACAACACCAGACAGTTTTGTCTCGTCCTCATCTACCAGGACCAGACATCGGGAATCAAACATCAAGGCATCAGTTTGACCAACAGGATATAAATAAAGTAGCGTTTTCCCGGCAACAAACTGTTCCAGTCAAGCAACCACCATCCAAGCCAGGTGGTCTCATTTCTGGTCTTTTTAAATTTGCCTCTGCAGACAGTATAAACACGCAACAGTCCTCATCAACTGAACATCACAGAATTGTCCCAAGCTCATCAAGCCATGAACAAGCTtcagaaagaaacaaaagttCTGAACAAAATCAACCACAAATTAACTCAAAAGAAAATGCTCAAGCAAATGATTTTCCTAAACCAATGACTCCACAACAATCCAAAATAATCTATGAGACACAGCAACTGATTAAAGTACAAAATAGTCAGTTTAatccaaaagagaaagaaaccTCAAATCAGTCTGGGGTGCTCTCTGGTTTGTTTAACAAGTTAACAAGATCTGAAAACCAAGGCACAAACTGTCAGACGTCAACAGAACTATTGTCTCAAAGGGTTGATAAATATGCACTCCCAAATAATACAACACTACAAACACAGGCTCATTTTAATAGTACCCAGAAATCTTCACAAAACCACACAGAGAAAGAGAAGGGGACATCACCACTTGCCCGACAAgggtttttttctggatttgttaataaaaatgttccTGTGGAATCTGTTGCCCACAGACCTCTGGAAAAGCCAGGCCAAAGTACTGAAGAAATCAACTCACCTAGATTGACAAAATGTGTTGCTAGTGATGTTAATCAAACCAATAGACCATATTATTTAAATCCAAGACCAAGCAGGCATGATTTCAGAAGTACGCCTGTGTCGATTGACACCGAGAGTCTCGACTTAAGGACATCGTCTACTTTTGCCCGATCTCTTCAGAATCATACAACTTACTCATCATTCAGTGCTGGTAATTTGCCTCAATTATATTGCTCTAGCTCTTTTCTACCAATACGCTCAATGGCATATAGTACAGGAAATATTAATTCCAATTTCCAAAGTCTTACCAACTCTTCGGTAATGACCAATGAGCCATATACAGGTATGTGTGGAAGTATGCCATCATTGTATGGCTCAACAAGCCAAAACCCTTATGTTTGTCAGGTTTCCCCTTATCATTCAAGCCCCTCCTATGATGAAAACCAGTGGATCCGTGGAAGTACTATATGGCAACAGTTTCAGGATGAATCCCTGGATTCTCAGATCCACGGACAGGATTCAGGATATGTACAAAGTTATGAAAAAACATCCTTGCAAGCTTTTCCTTCAGACCACGGTTCTCCAGTGATCAACCAGCCACTTACTTCCTCTACCACATGGCAGGGTGCTATTTGTCATGATGAGCAAATTAAATCATATATGTCTGATGCAGATGGCACTGGTGATTCTTACCCCCGAAAAACATTTTGGAATAGCCATGAAGACCTGGGGAACTTACAGTATTCATGCAGTGAGCAGGGAATTTTGAACTTGACAACTAAAACTAAACCGTGCATGGCAACACAGGGAACATGGAATGTATGTAATGACAGCAGCACTTACAGCTTGAATGGAATTACTTATCATGAAGGCTATTACGAGGAGAATGCACCAAGCTTGTCTTATTCCGCGAATTGGCAGCATGGAAAAGATAATGGCACAATCCAGCAAAGTCAGTGTAATTTCAATAACTATATGAATTTTCCCTCGGTTGTCAATTATGACATGGAAGACTCTATGTACCTTGAAGACACAGAATGGTATCAGCAGTGGCTTTTGCTGTTGGAGCAAGGAATGTGGTGGCCAGCTGAAGATGGAGACTGTGGCTACTTTGTTTATACTGATCATGAGTATGTTTACGCCTTGCTCACTGATTCAGCGGGTGAatatgtctatgtatgtgcCCCTGAAGATAATTCGTTGGGAAATGCACAGACATTTGATGGCTTTCCCAGTGCTATGCTATCCAGTGAAATGGTTCTAGTGTGTGGCTTTAAGATTCCACTTTATAATGAAGATGAGCTTCTTTGGTTGCCTGGGGAAGATCTCAATGAGTCTCAGCTCCTCAATGCCCCATTAGATTTGTCTGCTGCCTATAGAAAAGGAAATCAAATCATGAACCTAAATCTTGAGCAGTTTGCTCAAATGTTTGAAAATTCTTTCATTTCACCAGGGCAACAAGGTGTAGATTTCACATCTTATACATTAAACAAAGTTCGTATGGATCCGAGCCACATACCCGAAGACCCCAGCATGTATGTTATTGACCTTTCCTCTCGAAGTAACTATATCGGCCCTCAGTGGAACAGCCAGGAAAATAGGACTTTTCTTGCACAAAAGGTTGCTGTTTCATTGAATTCTACTGATGCCCAGAGAACGAATCAGCAGGTACTACACAACTGTTACCAGCCAAGACAGCAGCGTCGTTCATCTACTGGTGTTATTGTGAAACATGTGGATGATATATCAGAAGAGGATTGGAGAAAGAGAGTGACTCCGGGAGAACAACAACCAAATCGACAAGTCAAGAAGATTTCTTCCTTGATGTCATCTTTTGTGGGACGAACCACAACAGTGGAATCCATCAGAACTAGCATATCTTCATCTCATCAAAAAGAACCAGATAATGCTgcagataaaaagtctaaaaatgtGTTATCATGTAGTTTACAAAGTGTAAAGTCAATGATCATCAAAGAAGAAAGTACCTCTGTAAAGCCAAAAGAAAATTCAATTAATCAAATCCAAAGACCAATCACCACACAAGGAAGAAGTTTGCCGACATTACCAACGATAACTCAAGTGAGCCATCCCTCAACACAATCACATTCCATTTCACAGAAACCTAGATTGTCGCGACAGACCACAACAGAGATCACTGTTACAGTGCCATTGAAAGACGAATCTCTAGTAAGAGATGGTCCTCCTCACCAATTTGCAGCTAATAAGCCAGGGAATATAACGGTAGAAAAAACATCTGAGCAATCACACCCTGGGTTAATGAACTTCCTTAAATCTGCGGTGGGAATTGAGGAACCCAAGCAAGAGTTACAGAAATGTTCACAGACATCTCCCAATCAACATATCAAGACTGGAAATAGCTCTGCCATACCATCAAGTGCTTCTACAGATAAAGAGACTACAGGGGCATCAAACATATTTGGGTCCATTAGCAGCTTATTTAATATCGAGCCATCTACACCACAGAGACAGGACACACTTCGATCTGCAGCAGCTCGACCTAAGGGTatacaaagacaacaaacaatgaaCCAGAGTGGTGCACCTGAGCCAGGACAAGGGCACCACCCCCCAAAATCTGAAGAATTATATTCCACTTCTGCCAGGGGTGCTGACGGAACCAAATCACAAACTGCATCACATGCCGAACAgttaaaacaagaaaacaagacGAAACCTTCTGGTGGCCTATTCGGGTTTTCATTTGGCGAAATTTTGACAGGATCAACAGCAGCTCCGCAGCCTGGACCTTCAACTCAAACAACCACATCAGCTACAGCTCCACAAGAAGAGTCACTCAGCAAAAGTATACTATCAGTGTTAAGTGGGGCAAGTCTTTCGCAATCGGCACCAAAAACTGGACCTTCCCAAGCAAATCCCCCAAATGCCATGCCACATCAAGAATTGCCTCGTACAAATTTATTGTCAATGTTTGGAGAATCACATCCTCAACCCGCTCCCCCTGAAACTAAGGCTAAAGCTGAAGTACCACAAAAGGAAAATAGTCTTCCAAAGGACCAGCAGACAACAGGGTTTTTCTCAATGTTTGGTGGTACAAACACTCAACAGTCTCAAGCCCAAGCAGGATCTCTTCTTGGAGGGATATTTTCAGGGTCATCAAGTTTAACCGAAAGCCCAGTCAAGGGTCTGTTATCAAAGTTTAGTGATCCTAGTCCCCCTCAAACTGAACCACCAGCAACATCCTTTCCACAACAAAGAGTACAATCACAATCTCAACAACAAGGAGGGGCTCAGCCACAATCAAAACACCAGACTCAATCACAAAGTCAGCAACCCACCTCTGTTCTAGGGGGGATTTTGGGTGGATTGTCTAACTCTACTGATGGTCCAAAAAGAACATTGTTATCCATATTTAGCAGCCCCAGTGCCACTCAAACACCAGGGTCTGGAGGAAATACAGCTGCACCACATAAAGAACCCATTAAACCTGTACCATCCATTGTACCAGATGTTGGGGCACCTACGCCGTCAACTAAATTGTCACATACTGTTAATGTCACTAGCAAAGAGCCACCACAGTCCTCCCAAAATCAATCATTTTCTCACAGCTCGGTACCagaatgtattaataataataatactaactcAAAAGAAAGCCATGTGAGTACATTTCCTGCTAATACTCTGAATATTGGCACTGATGTGGGTTCTGTAGTTACATGCAAGGACATTTCATCCACAGAACCCAATTCTAACTGTACAGCTGTGCCTGTGAAAACAAGCACTAATAGTGCAGCTGTAGATACCCCTTCCATTAAAGAACCATCAGCTACTGGCCAGACATCTTCAAAAACAGAATTCATTTCAGACAGTCCAGCAAAAGGCTTACTTTCATTATTTTCCGGGCCTAGTACAGAGCCCAGTGTAAGCCAAAAAGACCCATCACCAACAGAGAATACATCTGGTTCATCGGGGCCCAAGGATACACAAGCTAAAAGTATATTTTCTGTGTTTGGAACCGCTTCCCCTCAGCCTAGTTCTCAGTCTGGAAGTTCTATATTAGGGACCATGTTTGGAGGTTCTTCACCCCAAACAGCTACGTCTCAAACTGGAGGATCATTACTAGGTGGTTTATTTGGCTCTCCAAGTCCGCAGTCTACGCCTCAAACTGCCGGAGGCTCTGTTCCTCCAACAGCAACTCAAACAGGGACATCCTTACTTGGAGGATTATTTAGTGGATCTGCTCCTCAAGCAGCAGGGTCTCATACTGGAGGGTCAATTTTAGGTGGCATTTTCGGCACACCTGCAGCTTCCTCAGCACCACAGGCTATTGGCACGTTGGGTGGATTATTTGGTGGGGCTACCACTCAAACGCCAGTACCTCAAAATAGTAACTCTATATTGGGAGGTATTTTGGGGAGATCAGCTAATGCACAGAAGGGTGACAATCTGGCCAAAGCCTCTGTCCCAGTTGAGTCATCTGGTCCAAGTTTGGCTTCATCGGTCAAAGAATCAGTTTCACCTGCAACGTCCACTCCAACACCTTCATCAAATTTAAATGATGGCGAGAAAAACACTTCTTTTTCTGAACCTACTTCAAGTGTAACTACTACATGTGAACCACTTAATGACAGTATCACAGTTGCAGCTTCTATTGGTCAAGAATCATCTGCGATTGACATTGTCCCTAAACACCAAGAACAGCCAGAAACATTAGGTCAACCCAACAGTACAAGTCAGTGTCCTGAAGAAAACCTATTTCAAGCACATGGTAACAAAGATGAAGATTACAATAAGACCAACAAATCAGTTCGAGCAGATAATGACACTGAATCAGAAACATGTACTTTTGCAGGGGCAAATATTGTAGGAGATCAGTCTACTCAAGATAAAACACCACCTAGCAATGAAAAGGAAACACCGCCAACACCTGTAGTAGAGGCACAGCATAAGACACAAGAGGCAGAAAAATCCTTTGGTCATGAAACAACAGATACAGTTACAGGCTTTATGTCCTCCCTTTTTAAGCCAACAGCATCTTTGGATCAAAGTACTCAACCTCAACAGCGAAGTTCACTTTTTGGACTGGGAGGATTGGCACCCCAAGCTGCTACTAGCCAACCAGGAAGCTCAATACTGGGCAGTATTTTTGGAGGTTCTAACACTCAGCCAACACCTTGCCATTCAGGTGATTCCCAGTCTGAAACTCCTTGTGCTGCGCCTGCTCCTGGAGTGTCAATTTTAGGTGGAATGTTTGGAGGACGAAGCACTGTAAAGCCAGATGTTCCCAAGACTGGTGGGCCATTACTGGGTGGGCTATTTGGAGGATCTGCTGCAGCAGCACAACCTGGCAGTTCTTTACTTGGAGGAATGTTTGGAGGAGTCACTGCTCAGACTGCAGGATCACAAACTGGAACATCTGTACTCGGCGGTATTGGTGGGGCTATATTTAAGGGAATGGGGCAGCCACCTAAGCCATCTGAACAATTGCCATGTGAACCAAAGTCAAAAACTAGTACTACTTCACATCCACAAGTTACGCATGAAAATGTGACACCATGTGGTATTCAGAAAGATTCAAATAAACTGTTGGCGTCCAGCGAAGAGTATCACACTCACAGCACGGCTGTTGTGTCATCTGAGGCTTCTTGTGTAGACGCCACGGCGATCACAAGTGCATCGGACCCTACGTATCAAATAGATGGCACCAAAAAAGAAATGTCAACTGCTGAGCAAGAAGTGACTGTTGAGAAACCTGTTGTCATTGAGGAAGCGCCTAGAAGTGATGACAAATCTTCTCAACTTAATGTCCGAACTGATTTAAATACAACCCATCCATCTGATCAGTTGCCAAAAGAGCCATCTCAAGCAAAGTCTTTGTTTGGTTTCATATCCCCACAGAGTGAAGCAGGAAAATCTCTTGGATCTCTTTTTTCACCAACAGTGCCATCTGTTATTTCATCAGTTCCCCAAACGGAAGCAGGTAGCtctcttttttcaggactaAAAACACTATCTGGAGGACTATTTCAAGAGGAAAGAACAACTACGTCATTATTTGGGACAAAGATAGGATTTCCTTGGCAGACAGAGCCACCAAAACAAGATGGTGCCCCAGTTGTAACGTCTCAACCAAAACTCAATAACAAGCCAACAAGTGGTGAAACAAGTGAAGTACAAAATGTTTCCACATCTGATGCCCCCAAAGCTCAATTG TCCAGCAGAAAGTAG